TCCATACCAACCACTTTACCTCAGATTTCGTACATCTCATGTTGAAAATGTTCGGTATCTAAGGACCCTTGGTGTAATAGACCCTGTGTCCAGGCATCGAAAACTACCTTCACCCGATACCATTGACCGAGTCCTCAACATTGTGAACTTTCTCAAATCCAAGGGCTTTTCGGAGTCAGACTTCCCACGCCTTGCTTATCTTTGCCCGGGGCTCTTTGCTTCTGAACTCGATCCTACAGATATTGCACCCGTTTTTGAATTCCTCACTGTTGAAGTATCGGCTTCAGCGCAAGAATCATGTAGTTTGATCAACAAGTGCCCTCAAATACTATTTTCAGACGTTGAATACTGTTTAAAACCTACCCTTAATTATCTCAGGCAACTGGGAATAGGGAGGCTTAACTTTCCAAGTACTCTAAATGCACATTTGTTGAACACACGGGTGGAGAAGCTTCATGGGAAGGTTAAGTTTTTGAGGAGCATTGGCTTGACACATCAAGAAATAGCAAGAATCTGTGCACGACTGCCATCCATCTTTGGTTACAGCATTGATAACAACTTGAGGCCCAAGTATGATTATTTAGTGGAGGATATGGAGAGGAACTTGGAAGAACTGAAGAAATTTCCACAATATTTTGCATTTAGTTTGGAGAAAAGGATAGCTCCGAGGCATTTGCATCTAAAAAGGAGAAATGTTAAAATTCCATTGAATAGGATGTTACTATGGGGTGATGAGAAATTTTATGCAAAGtggaaatgaattaaaaataattgttaattgtTGGTGTCTTTAATTTCCACCTTTGTATTCTACTATAGGAATAAGTGATGGATACTTGTTCTCAAATAGTTAGAGAAGTCCGTACTTTCTTTCATATTTGGGATGTATGGTTAGGTGTAAGATACTTTGTCTTTACGGACAAGGAACAGATGTTTCTGCAATAAGATTTTCCTCCAGAGCATAAATGAAGTTGtcaatttttagttttctttttcgctAAGGCTGGTGATATCAAATCAGTGTACATCAGTTTTACTGTTTCTTCTAGTAAATGGCGGTGTTGCTTATGCCTATGCAACTCCAGAGCATCTCTCTTCTAGCTTGCCCATATATGATTTTATATGCAATTACTTATTGTAAGATATTATTGATTCTGTTCAATGTTGTCCTTCAACAGCTCTGTGTGGCATGTGCACTGACATAATTCCAATATTCATTTGTCATTTCATTAAGTGCATCCATAGTGGCCAATCTCAGTTACATTGAACAGGTAATGCAATCAAGTTATTGAGACGGaatacaaaagagaatgaaatccTGTGAGCCATCAACTTCAGCTGATGGAAAAGGGCGTGCTTCTTTAACCCTGCCGAAGGTGGTTAGAGGAATTGTATGCTTATCGGTGCTGCTCTTAACGGCTTTTATGATGTTAGTGTACCTTGGCTTTCTGACTGCCGTCCCTCTGAGATTTTTCAGCGTACATTATAGCAGAAAAGCCATATCATATTTTTTTGGCATCTGGTTGGCTTTGTggccttttctctttgagaaGATAAACAAGACGAAAGTTATTTTTTGTGGAGAGACTGTTCCTCCTAGGGAACGTGTATTGCTCATTGCAAACCATAGAACAGAAGTTGACTGGATGTACTTGTGGGACCTTGCATTGCGGAAGGGGCGCATAGGTTACATAAAGTATGTTCTCAAGAGCAGCTTGATGAAGCTGCCAGTATTTGGCTGGTCATTTCAGCTTTTGGAGTTCATCTCTGTGGAGAGAAAGTGGGAGATTGATGAATCATCTATGCATCGGATGCTTCAAACATTTAAAGATCCTAGGGATCCCCTCTGGCTCGCTGTTTTCCCTGAAGGCACAGATTTCACGTAATTTCTCTTCTTACTTTTTAATTATGCTGAGTACTTCATTTGACCTTTATTATCTCCACATCTATGTTTATCTTTAAATTGCTTCAGAAGAGATTGCTTCAGAAgagggggggggagagagagagagagagagagagagagagtagcaaTTTGAGACCTTGTACTTGTCCAAGAAGATTTAATTGATTCAACTCTACTACTTAAAAAATGGGTAATTGTTATACAAATGCTGTCTGAAGACTTTGGGAAGCACTATTAGTATGTTCATAGGATGTGCATAATGATCACTGTTTGAATGGATTCCAACTCTCGAGCAACCTAATGGGGGAGGGagaaaagtgatgaaataaataggaGATTGGAGAGAGAACTTTTAGTAAGGACTGGTCTTCACGCTTTAGAGATGATCTTTTCCGAAACCAGACCTCTCATTAAATTTCTAACTAATAGGCATCCATATATGCTTGTTCAAACGAGCTTGCAAATGGAGACCTAAGCAGGTGATTAGGAGAGTGAGAGGAACCATACCCATAGAGACTTTCATGAACTCATACTATTAGCATCTTCAATGTTGAAAATGATCATCTTGGAAGAAATTGgttgcaaaatttttttgaaagaaattgaTTGGATTTCTAGAAACTAGAAGAGCAACTCATGGTATCAGTGTCGGGAGGCAGATTAGAGACAAGCGAAGTGAGTTTCTTCTTCATACATCTTCAAAAGGGGGAAATGGGAAAAGGACAAACTTTTGGCTTGACACTTGGTGTAGGAAAATGTCTCCCAAAGATCGTTTCCTGTCGTTTCCTGGACCTTTTAGTATTGCTGGGAACAAGGTGGACCTTGTGTTTGAATGGTATCTGTCCAGTTATGGGAGAATCACTTGGGAAGTTGATTTTTCGAGACAAGCCCAAGACTAAGAACTTGAAACTTATGCTAGTGTTTTCTGATTTTCAGTATGATTGAAAGATTTCTCTCGATTTTGCTGATTATTTGTGTTGAAATAGTTGTAAAGATGGAACTTTATCTGTAAAATTTTCTTGCAGCCTGTTAAAATAGAAGATGGTGAGACATCTTCTCTTGATTGTCCTTGGGCAGATTATTTTGGGTGGCCTCAGGCTAACTTGGGTTATAGGATCAAAGGATCTACTGAGCATAAATTATGGGCTTGCAGGGCCCCCATTTGCCTCGCATTAAGAAAGATGGATATCTCCTATCCCTCATTCTGGTTCTCTTGTTGATTTTGAAAGAATATAAGAAGAGAGCCAGGAGAGAATTGCATCTTTTGGTAATTATTGATGATTGGCTGAAAATAATACATTTTTTGGTATAGTGGGAATTTGTGCATGCAAATGCTTTGATTGACATTGTAGATGCTTTATCTCGTAACCAAGCACCAAGGGGGTTCGCAATCCTTGGTGCCCCATCTTTTACCTATCAAAAAGAAGAGTATCTTCTCTATAAAACACTCTGGTTTATGTATGGAGGAGGTCccaattcttttcattttatatgtTGTTATTACCCAAATTTATAGTGCTCAAAACAACTTGATAGGCTATGAGATGATTGGATCGGCTGTCAAATTGGTCCATAAGTTCCTTTGTGGCCAATCTGCTGTTACTGACCCCTACATCCTTCCGCTAAGCCTGCTAAGAGGTGACTAATATTCAGACTTAACAATTAAACCTAGTAATTAAATCATGTAAACCATATTAACAATGTATTCAAGAATTGTTTAATTGAACTTTATCCTTTTTCTTGGCCTgtgataaaaatatcatttatctGAAGAGATTAAAAGTAAGGTTACATTCACAATCCCAATAATCCTGTTCCAAGTTCAGTCATATTCAAAACGTCAATTGATTTAAAGGACTCCTAATATAAATTGATATTTAGCTCCTTAGGATCATCTGTGCTTCGTAATTATCTTACAACAATTGTGATAAGATGTCTTTTTGTTCATCAGGAT
This Eucalyptus grandis isolate ANBG69807.140 chromosome 7, ASM1654582v1, whole genome shotgun sequence DNA region includes the following protein-coding sequences:
- the LOC104452653 gene encoding transcription termination factor MTEF1, chloroplastic; amino-acid sequence: MMLHSLCVPAIPAFSASCSKTIKACTKASSPYQPLYLRFRTSHVENVRYLRTLGVIDPVSRHRKLPSPDTIDRVLNIVNFLKSKGFSESDFPRLAYLCPGLFASELDPTDIAPVFEFLTVEVSASAQESCSLINKCPQILFSDVEYCLKPTLNYLRQLGIGRLNFPSTLNAHLLNTRVEKLHGKVKFLRSIGLTHQEIARICARLPSIFGYSIDNNLRPKYDYLVEDMERNLEELKKFPQYFAFSLEKRIAPRHLHLKRRNVKIPLNRMLLWGDEKFYAKWK